The Paenibacillus sp. RC334 nucleotide sequence TGGGCTGGGTCATCGGTAACGCGCTGCTGCTCGCCATCATTATGTATGTAGATGATCCACAGCGTACGGTTTCCTTGGAAGGCATTATGAGCACATGGGCAATTGTTCTGGTAATCGATTTTATTGTTTCCTTTAGCTATACTTTGGCTCCAAAGAAAAATAAGGCGTAGCCCTCAGCACACTTGGATGAAATAAGACCGATCAATCAGGATGTTCAAATCGGAAGGGACATTGATGGTAAAAAATGAAGTTGTCACTTCCGGTAGTTTGCTGAGTTTTTATACTACACTCGCTTTGACAGTCACCTCATTTTTGCCTCTCTACCTTTTCACTCGTATGGATTCCTTCCGATTTGAACACAGACCAACAGAAGCAGTTCAGATTATTTTTTCGTGAGCTGACAGACCATGCATCATGTGTTCTCCTGACCTTTTTAAGAAGGAGAGTAATGAGATGACTTTATGTCTTGTAAATATTTATGAATTTTAGATGAATTCTTGAATCTGCGTAAAACGTGGCCTGTTTAACTTTGGCAACTAACATGATAATATTCCAGAAAAGATTACATATGTCTATATATGTAGACATACGAAATTAAGTTGTTTTTTTGTAGAAAAATGTAAATAAGAAAGGTGGTTTCTGTGGCAGCACTGCTGAGTAGTAAGAACATTTTGATTATGGGCGTGGCTAATAACAGGAGTATTGCCTGGGGGACAGCCCAATCTTTAGCTGCTGAAGGAGCAAGGCTCATTTTTACTTACGAAAATGAGAGGGTCGCAGATCGGGTGCTAAAGCTCGTTGAAACGATTCCGGGGTCCATTGTCTGTCCCTGTAATGTACAAAGCAATGAAGAATTGGATGCACTGGCGGATTTTCTAAAGGAGAAAGTAGGCGTCCTGCATGGTTATTTTCACAGTGTTGCCTATGCTAAGGCTGAGGATTTGGACGGCCTGTTCGTCGACACTTCTCGCGAGGGATTCGCCATTGCTCAAGAAATCAGTGCCTATTCTTTGGCTGCTGTTTCCCGACGAATTTACCCGCTGATGACGGAGGGTGGAAGTATCGTCACCATGACGTATATTGGCGCAGAACGAGCGATCAAGAATTACAACGTTATGGGTGTGGCGAAGGCTTCACTGGAAGCAAGCATGCGCTATCTGTCGAACGATCTGGGTACTTATGGTATTCGTGTCAATGCGATTTCGGCTGGTCCCATACGGACTTTGGCCGCATATGGGATTAAGGATTTTAGCACGATGCTAAAGCATATTGAAGAGACGACGCCCCTACGCAAGACGGTTGACACGTCCGAAGTTGGAGATACCGCGTTATTCCTATTTTCCCATTTATCGAGAGGCATTACGGGAGAAGTTATCCATGTTGATGCAGGATACCATATTACGGGGATGTAAGGAGGGAACGCTGTGCTTGTTACGCATACGGATTGCCGTATTATCTCACCTGAAGGGATTATGACAAGGGAGCGTCTGGAGCGGGATGTTACGATCTTCTCCCGTATGTTGGCTCTCCGAGGAATTCCTGAAGAAGGCAGAGTGATTCTGAAAGCGGCCAATTCTTATTATTTTGTTGTGTGTCTGTTCTCCCTGTGCAACATTGCTGTTTCGGTGACTGTAGTGGACGAGCAGACTGTGCTTGATGAAATAGCTCAAATTTACGACGAAGCGGGTGCCTGCTGTATCCTGACCGATTGCGATCCAGGACTTTCTCATGCTTCTGTTATTCTGATTCAAGATCTAATCCAAGAAGAAACAGTACACCCACATTGGGTTGGAGAGCCGGAGATCCAAGGCATCGACTTTAACAAGTGGTGCGAGAGATCGGATGCTCTCATTCTGTATTCTTCAGGTACGACGGGAAAACCCAAGGGAATCGTGAAAGCTGGATCAGCCTTCATGAACAATATCAGGCATTCTATACACGCCATGAACTACCTGCCGTCTGACCATATGCTCCCCGTTGTACCGTTTTCTCACTTCTATGGTATTTCACTCATCTTCTCCTGGTGGTTAACCTCATGTTCTCTCATCATTTGCAATCCTAAAAACCTCTGGAGCGTCATTGCAAGTATTACGAAGGACCGGGCGACGGTCGTAGACGCTAACCCCTCGGCTTTTTACACCTTGTTGCGTATGCTAAACCGAAAACCCGAACAACTGGAAATGGTCAAGGAATCTCCGGTGCGCATGTGGTGCGTAGGCGGTTCTCCACTTACCCAAGACCTCGAAGAGAAATTTAACAACATATTTGGACAGCCCTTGCTGAATGGTTACGGTCTTTCTGAATTGGGCAACGTTACGCTGGGGACGCTGGAGTGTCCACAAGGTTGTGGCAAGCCGTTGCCGGGTGTGGATCTGAAAATACTAGATGCTGCTGGCGAGCAGCAGGCGGACGGCATCGTAGGCGAAGTGTGGATACGCAGTGCCGGATGCATGGAAGGCTACCTGAATCGTCCAGACCTGACGCAGTCGGTTCTTCAGGACGGTTGGTTCAAGACGGGTGATCTGGGCTACCTAGATGACGAAATGCTGTATGTCATTGGTCGCAGCGGTAAGACGGTCAACCGGATGGGCTATATGGTATCTCCGGTCTATATCGAGGATCGGATTGGTTCGCTAGGTTACCGATCCTGCGTGATTACCTTGGAGGACGAGGCGAAAGGAACATTGCTTGTTGCATTCATCGAAAGCGAATCCTCGCAGGCTTTGTCTGTACTCCGCAAAGAGATGAATCGGGTACTTCCTTCATACATGTTTCCCGATCTTTTGCTTCCGCTCGCCCATTTTCCTTTAAATCGCAATGGAAAAGTAGATCGGCTGGAGATGGAGCACATTGCCCTGGAGAAAGCTGCTTCTCGCAAAGTGTAAGTGTTGAGTAAACGGAGGCCCTATCTGGTTTATAAAGTATCCTGGCGGAAAGAAAAGATGTTTACCAAAAACTGCATATAGGAAAGGGAGATTGCACCATGAGTATGAATCCGGAACTGGCAAAAAACACGCTTTTTTTGGAAAGGCATGAAGCAATTCTGAAATGCCTTAATTATTTGATTGAGTATCGGCAGGAAGTGATGGATATTCTCACCCAATTTTCATCCTATCGGGCCGCCAATGCAGAAATTGATTCCACGATCCTCACACTTCAAGGTGCTTTACAAGAAGTGCAGACCTATCAGCCAAGCCTGCAACGATCTATGGCTGTATTTATGCCTTCCAACGTCGTTTTGTATTCCTATGCATTGTACCTCTTGATTCCGTCCCTTTACGTTGAGAATATAGACTTTCGTCCTTCTTCTCACGTAAACGAGTACGTCAACATGCTGCATGAAAAGCTCCAGGCTGTACATGGATTACCCATCTATATTCGTAAGGTTAGCCAGAGAGTTTTCATGGAAAATTCCGTTTTGCCAGCTGATATTGTGGTGTTCACGGGTAGCTATACCAATGCGGAGAAAATCAAAAAACAGATTCGAAAAGAACAGCTCTACATCTTTTACGGACAAGGGATAAATCCTTTCATCATTGGACCTGATGCCGATCTGGAGCTGGCGGTTACCGATGTGATCCGAATGAGATTGTTCAATTCTGGACAGGACTGCCTGGGACCCGACATCATTCTGGTGCATCAAGATGTGACGGAGAATTTTAAAAACTTGCTAATTGAGCGGCTTGACCAACTGGTGTTTGGAGCCAACAATGATCCGAACGCGAGCTATTCCCCTATTTTCTATAAAGACACGCTGTATTCGGTTTCGGAATATTTTAATACGAACGATAAGTTTATTATTTACGGCGGTGGCATTGATTTCCGTACGAAAAAGATGGAGCCGACGATTGTATATAGCGAGCTAGATCAGGATTTGGAGATTATTGAGTATTTTTCACCGGTCTTCAACGTGGTTAGCTACCGAGACGACGAGCAGCTAATCAAGCGTATTTCCTCCAGCTATTTCAGTGAACGTGCGATGGGCTGCAGCTTATACGGGTCTGAACACCTTACGGACGTTCTGCGAAAGAAGCACACGCTGACCATTAATGAGACGCTTGAGGATGTGGATCAGGGCAATAAGCCCTTTGGTGGCTATGGCACGATGTCGAATTATATTTTTTACGATTTTAAGCTCGTTTCGAAGCCAATTTTAATTTCAGAAATTGTCGCAGAATATTTGTCGGAAAAGAGGAGTTTGGTATGACTGCGAGCTTGTTTCCCTGGGATGCCATCATTGGCTACTTAAAATCGGCTGGAGTTCGGCATCTCTTTGGATTACCAAGTGATGATCTCAAAATCGTATCGTCACTCCCTTCGTCGGGTATGGATTTTATTTTGTGCAAAGATCAGCGTAATGCTGTGTTCATGGCAGCAGGCTATGCACTCACAACCAACCAGATGTCCGTATGTGTTGTAGGTAAAGGCCCTGCGCTCAGTAATACACTTACGGGGCTGCTGGAAGCGAAGAACCTTGGTGCTCCGCTTTTACTTTTGGCGCTTGGCACTGGAGGAGACAAGCTGGGTACCCGATCCTTTCAGGAGGCAGATCAAATCTCACTCGTGAAGCCGCTCGTAAAATGGGCTTACCGTGTCGAGCATGTGGATCGACTTGTATGGGCGCTGGAGCGAGCGGCTTTTTTGGCGATCAATGGGGCTCCAGGTCCGGTCTATATTGAACTACCCGAAAACCTGATGGACCAGCCTGTGCCGACAGGGCTTCAGTTTATTCCGCCAGAAAAGCTTTCGTGCTCTCCGTCTCTTCGGGAGCTGGATGCGGCATGGGAGATTATCAAGACTGCTCGCAGGCCTGTCATTTTGGTCGGAGGCGGGATGAAGTCCGTTACAAATGATGTAATCGGGATATTCGCTGATCTGTGCGGAGCAGCCTTGTTCGCAACCGCCTCGGGACGGAGCGCAGTTGATGAAGAGAACGAGCTTTTCTGTGGGGTGGCCGGGCTCTATACGGATCTCAGTCTGAGACAAATCTGGAAGGAATCTGATGTAGTGATTGCGCTGGGCAGCCGATTGGAAGAAACGGCTACGTTTGAGTGGGATATTTTTCTAGAGGATACACCTTTAATTCAGGTCAATGTCGAGCTGGAGGATTTTGCACACGAATACCGGGGTGTCAAAGTGCTTGGAGATGGATATGCAGCATTAGAGCAGTGGGTTCAACGGTACGGACATAAACCTGATGGAGCGTGGCTTGAAACGATCAGAAGGTGTAAGCAGAAGGCATTTTCTAATAGAGCCATTTATCTGGAGGAGCTGAAAAAGGCCCCTGGAATTCACGTTCCAGAGCTGCTGGAGATTATTCAGACAGATTTTCCAGAAAAAATGGTGCTTGTTCAGGAAAATGGATTGCAGGATATGTGGTCTTACTTTTATCCATATTTTTGCTTCATGCAAGGTTCTCTTTCAATTGTTCCCAGTGACCAAACGAGCCTTGGATTCGGTGCGGCTGCTGCTTTGGGAGCAAGCCTAGCAACAGAACGTCCAGTAGTGGCACTGGTAGGGGACGGTGCGTTCAATCTCTTCTGTTCGGATTTTATGACGGCTGTGCAGTATCAAATACCGCTGATTTATCTCGTGCTCAATAATGGCGGGTATGGTTGGTTGCAAAATCAGATGAACTATAAGCACCTTTCAGGGCAGTCCCTCCCATTTGTTTCCGAGGCGGCCAAGACAGGAATCCAAATTCCACAGTATGAGTTTGTGGAAAGTCTTGCGATCCGGAGCAAGGGGGAGGCCCGGAAACAGCTTCAGCTTGCTTGGCAAAAGTATCAGGAGAACAAGCTTGTGGTCGTCGAGGTATATGCTGATCTTGCGGATGTGCATGAGAAAATCAGTCATGTGTATGGCGACTTTCCTCTCTACGAGCAACAGGCTTCCAAGAATTAATTTCAGCGAAGGACGTGGGTACAGTGAGAAGACGTGTTGTGGTGACAGGACAGGGAGTCGTAACGCCGGTTGGGCTTAATCTTACAGATTTCTGGAATTCACTGTTGGAAGGAAAGAGCGGTATCGGACCTGTCACTGTTTTTGATACAGCGGACATTCCGACGAAGATTGGCGCACAGGTTACGGGCTTTGATCCGTTGCAATATATGAGCAAGAAGGAAGCTAATAAAGTAGCACAGTTCACCCAATTTGCCTTGGCGGCTGCCCGTCAGGCAGTCGAGCAATCGAAATTAGTGATTGACGAGCGGAATGCAGGCCGCGTGGGTGTTATTGTCGGCTCTGGAGCAGGAGGCCTCGACGTCATAGAGGAGAACTACAGGAAATTAACAGAGCTTGGCCCCAAAAGGGTTTCTCCTTATTTTGTTTCCTCGATGATGATTAATTCAGCGCCTGGTGAAATCTCCATTGCTATCGGAGCCAAGGGACCTTCGTTTGCCGTGGTTACGGCTTGTGCTACTGGAAGTAATGCTATCGGTGAGGCATTACGTACGATCCAGTATGGCACGGCAGATGTCGTGGTCGCTGGGGGAGCAGAAGCCAATTTTAGTCAGCTTGATTTGGCATCTTTTGCGAATATCCATGCTCTTTCCAGACGCAATGAAGAGCCGCAGAAGGCCAGTCGCCCGTTTGATGTGGACCGCGATGGATTTGTCATCGGTGGAGGGGCAGGGGTCTTGGTACTGGAGGAACTGGAGCATGCCATGAACCGGGGGGCCACCATTTTGGCCGAGGTTGCGGGTTACGGATGCACAACCGATGCGTATCATATCACGGCTCCAGATCCCTCGGGCTCCGGTCCGGCAGAAGCGATCAGCATCGCACTGCAGGATGGTGGCTTGACACCGCAGGAAATCGACTATGTCAATGCCCATGGTACAAGTACGCCGTTTAACGACCGTATGGAGATCAACGCCATTCAGAAGGTATTCGGGGAGCATGCCCCCCATTTGGCGATATCGTCTATTAAATCCATGACAGGCCATTTAATGGGCGGCGCAGGGGCAGTCGAATTAATTGCAACTGTACAGAGCATGATCCACAGCAAAGTACCACCGACACTCAATTGCGACAGCCCTGAAGCCCCTGAACTGAATTTTGTCCCGCATGTATATCAGGAACGTGAGGTCCGTGCGGCGATTAGCAATTCCTTTGGTTTCGGGGGGCACAACGTCTGTCTTGCTGTTCGCAAGTGGGAAGGGGTATAAGCCTGTGAGCAAAGAGCTAATCCATATCCCGGATGTGCTTCCGCACAGGTACCCGTTTCTTCTGCTGGATGGCGTGACTGGGTACGAAACATCGCAATGGGCGAAGGGGTACAAGCTTGTCACCTGGAGTGAGTGGTTTATTACAGAGGCTAATCCATACATGCCTTCTATGTTGATCGTGGAGTCGCTCGCACAATTGGCGGCATTCGCTGCGATTGACAAAAAAGGCATTTCATATCTGACCAACCTTAATGGAGTTCGATTCCATAGCTTGGCGAAGCCAGGGGACCGAATTGATCTCCATTTTCAAGTCAACAAGCGTCGGCGGGGCTATATACTCGGAAGCGGCCGGGCTTCTGTAGGTGAGCGTTTGGTGGCTGAGGCGGAAGAAATTGTTTCACTTGATCAATGAGCGGAGGAAGCGCACGTTAAATGGTCCTTTTGTCCTCCTGACTGCCAGTAGCAGCGGGAGGATAATCACATCACGGAATAGGAGTGAACGAGATGAATGACATGCAGTTATATGATTTAACAAATGCGCAGAAACGTATATGGTATACCGAATTACTCTATCCAGATACGTCAGTGTCACAGCTTTCCGGTACAGCCAAGATGAAGGGCCGTATCCATATCGCTGCCTTCATGCAGTCCATTAATTTGATTATCAAACAGTATGATGCGTTCCGCATTCGTATCACCTCAGTGGATGGAGTGCCTCAGCAGTATGTCGTTCCTTATGAAGAGAGACAGTTGGAGTATCTGGACCTTACTCACTATGAAAGTGTATCAGAGGTAGAAGCTTTACTTGAGCAGCACAAAAGCAAACCCCTGCAACTGCTGGATTCTGAGCTATTCCAGTTTTTGATTGTAAAGATTAGCGAGGATGAGTATTGGATTAATACCAAGATGCACCATATTATTTCTGACGGGATATCAATGGTGATCTATGGCAATCAATTGACGGAATTTTACATGCAGATCATCCAAGGAAATGAACCGACGCTGAATGACGATTGCTCCTATATTCAATATATTGCAGAAGAGAACGCATACGAGCTTTCTGACAGATACCAAAAGGACAAGGCATACTGGCTGAATAAATTTTCTGATTTACCTGAACTTACGGGTTGGAAGTCATACAATCCGTTATCTCTAAGCACCCGCGCCGTTCGGGAGCATTTTACCGTGCCAGAGGTGCTGTATCACGAGCTGCAGGCATTTTGCCAACAGAACAGGATTTCTCTGTTCCAGTTCTTCATGGGTGCGATGTATATTTACATACACAAAGTGACGAATCAGCCGGATGTGGTGATCGGTACTTCGTTCGCTAACCGGGGGAACAAAAAAGAGAAGCAAAAGATAGGTATGTTCGTCAGCACGGCTGCAGCCAGAACATACGTCGAAAAGGATATGGATGCGTTGAGCTTTCTGCAGGATGTAGCCAGGGATCAGATGTCAGTCCTGCGGCATCAGAAGTATCCATATAATCAGTTAATTCAGGATCTTAGAGAAATGCATGGTAACAAGGATATTCAGCGGCTTTTTGGCGTTTCAATGGAATACCGCCTTATCAATTGGGTTGATTTGGATGAGGTGCGCATTTTGACGGATTATGATTTCTGCGGTGACGAAGTGAATGATTTCGTGCTTCATATCGTGGAGATCCTGGATGAAGGCGAGCTGGTACTGGATGTCGATTACCGGACGACGCTGTTTGAACGCAGTGAAGTAACGGACATGGTTTCCCAGTTGCTTACGATCGCCGAGCAGATCATTCATGCACCGCAGCTTCCCATCGCAGAGGTAACCCTGCTGGGAGAAGCGGATGAGCAATCCATTTTGGCTCTCTCGGAAGGGATTGTAGCTGATTATCCGCGTGAAAAGACAATTCATGGCTTATTCGAAGAACAAGCCGAGCGCACGCCAGATCATGTTGCCGTTCAGATGGGCGAGCAGAGCATTACATATCTAGCTCTAAACGAGCAGGCTAACCAGCTTGCGAGATATTTGCGCTCCGAGGGAGTAGGAGCAGATACGCTCGTAGGGATCATGGCTGACCGTTCCTTGGAGATGATCGTCGGCATTATGGGCATTTTGAAAGCAGGAGGTGCCTATGTACCGATTGATCCCGATTATCCCGAAGAACGTATCCATTATATGCTGGAGGATTCGGGAGTCCATCTGTTGCTCACCCAAAGCCATCTATGGGAGAGTACCACATTTGACGGAAAGCTTGTGAATCTGGACGAAGTTGCATCGTATAAAGGGGACACTTCAAATCTGGAGAGCATTTCGGGGGCGAGCAATCTTGCCTATGTTATCTATACGTCGGGTACAACTGGCAAGCCGAAGGGAACGCTGATCGAGCATAAAAATGTAGTTCGACTGCTCTTTAACGATAAAAATTTATTTGATTTCAGCGCTCAGGATACGTGGACGCTATTCCATTCGTTCTGCTTCGATTTTTCGGTTTGGGAGATGTATGGAGCCCTTCTCTACGGAGGAAAATTGGTGATTGTTCCGTCTCTTACAGCCAAGAGTCCAGCAGCTTTCCTGGAGTTGTTGAAAGACAACAAAGTCACCATTTTGAATCAGACGCCGACGTATTTTTATCAGGTGATACAGGAAGAACTGGCGCACTCTTCGACAGAGCTTAGTCTTAGAAAAATCATTTTTGGTGGAGAGGCCTTAAGCCCATCTCTTCTGGGAAACTGGCGGTTTAAGTATCCTGATGTGCAACTGATTAATATGTATGGAATTACGGAAACAACGGTCCATGTCACCTACAAGGAAATCACGGAACGTGAGATTGAAGCGGGGAAAAGCAATATTGGCAGAACAATTCCGACACTTAGCGCTTACATTTTCGATGAGCAAAGACGTCTGCAGCCTGTCGGGGTTCCAGGGGAGCTATACATCGCGGGCGACGGTCTTGCCCGAGGGTATTTGAACCGTGCAGAGTTAACAGCCGAGAAATTCGTAGAGCATCCGTTTCGGGCGGGAGAGCGAATGTACCGTACTGGCGATCTGGCTCGCTGGTTGCCTGATGGTAATATCGAATATTTGGGCCGGATCGACCATCAAGTCAAAATACGTGGCTACCGAATTGAGCTTGGCGAGGTGGAAGCCCAAATTCTCAAGGTTTCGAATGTACGGGAAACGATTGTCCTTGCAAGGGACGACGAACAGGGACAAAAATTGCTTTGCGCCTACTACGTTGCCTCCACCGACCTTTCGCCGAGCGAATTGAGGTCTCAGCTGGCCGTAGAACTACCAGCTTATATGATCCCTTCTTATTTTGTCCGGCTGGAGCAAATGCCGCTTACGCCAAATGGCAAGCTCGATCGCCGCGCGCTGCCAGCTCCTGAGGGCAGTGTACAATCCAGCGAGGTTTATTTGGCTCCGAGAACTGCTGCGGAAGCGCAGCTAGTGCTAATCTGGCAGGATATTCTGGGAGTTGCCCGCGTCGGCGTTAGAGATAATTTCTTTGAAATTGGTGGTCACTCCTTGCGGGCGACATTGCTCGTTTCACGGATTCAAAAAGAGTTGGGGGGCAGCCTTTCGTTGCGGGAAGTGTTTCAGTGGCCTACGGTCGAGTCCATGGCACGACTGGTGAAAGAACGCATTCCGACTGTGTATGAATCCATCCCACGGGCGGAGGAAAGCGAAGCTTACCCCGTGTCCTCAGCACAGAAGCGGTTATTTGTGTTGAGACAAATGGACGGAGGAGAGCTCAGCTACAATATGCCTGGAGCATTCACAGTGGACGGGCCGTTGGATCGCGTTCGGCTGGAATCTGCGTTCCAGGCACTGATCCAGCGTCACGAATCCCTGAGAACCGGCTTCTATATGAAGGATGGAGAGCTTGTTCAGCGTGTGCATAGGGATGTGCCGTTCGCGTTGGACTACACAGAAGCTTCGGTGGAGGAGACGGATACGCTCGTACGCAGCTTTATCCGTGCCTTTGATCTCAGCCAGGCCCCATTACTGCGTGTTGGCTTGGTGAAGCTGGAAGAGGAACGTCATCTGTTGCTGTTTGATATGCACCATATCATTTCGGATGGGGTCTCCATTCAAATACTGGTGGAAGAACTCACCTCATTGTATCAGGGAGAACAGCTGCCAGAACTGCACATCCAGTACAAGGATTATGCTGTATGGCAACGGGAGCATTCAGAGAACCAGTGGAAAGAGCTTGAAGCATACTGGCTGCAGGCTTTTGAAGGGGAACTGCCTGTACTTGATTTGCCTACGGATTATCAAAGACCTTCTGTTCGCAGCTTCGAGGGTAGCCGAATTGATTTTACATTGGATGCGTCCGGCAATAAGGCAATACAGGAACTCGCATCCCGTACAGGTACTACGCTGTATATGGTATTGCTGGCTGCTTATTCGGTCCTGTTGCACAAATATACGGGGCAGGAGGACATCATCGTAGGTTCTCCGGTGGCCGGAAGACCGCAAGCGGAGCTTGAGAGCATCATCGGGATGTTTGTCAATACACTGGCTATGCGCAGCTACCCGGCGGGAGACAAGACATTTCAGGATTATCTTCTCGAAATCAAGGAAACGGCGCTCAAGGCGTTCGAGCATCAGGACTATCCTTTGGAAAAACTGATTGAGAAGCTGGGTATAGGACGTGATGTCAGCCGCAATCCACTCTTTGATACTCTGTTGGTATTGCAAAATACGGAGCAGGCAGAGCAGGACATGGGCGGGCTGCGCTTTACTCCTTACCCGCTGGAGACCGTTACAGCCAAATTTGACCTGTCACTTAATGTAGAGGAGCAGGGGGCAGAGCTAGCTTTTGGTTTGGAGTATAGCACGGTTTTATATCAGCGAGAGAGTGTAGAGCGACTTGCTATGCACTTGCTTCGGGTTCTGCATGCGGTCGCTGTCAATCCCCAGTTAAAGCTGGCGGAGATTGAGATGATCACACCGGAGGAGAAGGTGCAGATCATTGAAGAATTCAACGCGACATCGGCTCCTTATCCAAGTGAGAAGACTATTCATGAGCTGTTCGCAGAGCAAGTAAAACGTACACCGGAGCAGACGGCGCTTGTATTCGGCAACGTCCAGCTAACCTACCTCGAATTGGAAGAGAAGGCGGGGCGGCTGGCCCAAACACTGCGTCGCTTGGGAACGTTGAGGGAGCAGCCTGTGGCCGTGATGGGCGGACGAAGCATCGAGATGGTCATTGGTATGCTCGCGGTGCTTCAGGCAGGTGGAGCCTATGTGCCGATTGATCCTGATTACCCGGAAGATCGGGTTCGTTATATGCTTAATGATTCCGACGCCAAGCTATTATTGGTGCAAAAGGGCGAGCTTATAAGTGTAGACTACGGTATACCGATTGTCGATCTTAGCAGTGAAGAGGCCTATGCAGCTGAACCTGCCCGGCCGGAGACTGCTCAGGGATCGCAGGGGCTTGCTTATGTCATCTATACATCGGGTACGACAGGTAGACCGAAGGGCGTTATGGTTGAACACCGGAACGTGGTCCGTCTGGTCAAAGAGACCAACTATGTGGAGTTGAATGAATCCACACGAATTTTGCAGACAGGAGCCGTGGCCTTTGATGCTTCTACATTCGAAATATGGGGAGCGTTGCTTAATGGTGGGCAGCTCTATTTCGTAGAGAATGACGACATTCTGATTGCTGATAGGCTCAAAGCGGCTATTGCCAAGTATGGGATTACGACATTGTGGCTTACTTCACCGCTTTTCAATCAGCTTTCCCTGCAAGATGAGTACCTGTTCAGAGGGCTAAAAACATTGCTAGTCGGCGGTGACGTACTGTCCATATCTCATATGAACCGTGTGACCGAGGCCAATCCTGATCTTGTCCCTATCAATTGCTATGGTCCGACAGAGAATACGACCTTCTCCACCACCTACAAGATTCCGTGTCATGCCGAAGGGGTCGTGCCGATTGGTCGCCCAATTAGTAATTC carries:
- a CDS encoding thiamine pyrophosphate-binding protein encodes the protein MTASLFPWDAIIGYLKSAGVRHLFGLPSDDLKIVSSLPSSGMDFILCKDQRNAVFMAAGYALTTNQMSVCVVGKGPALSNTLTGLLEAKNLGAPLLLLALGTGGDKLGTRSFQEADQISLVKPLVKWAYRVEHVDRLVWALERAAFLAINGAPGPVYIELPENLMDQPVPTGLQFIPPEKLSCSPSLRELDAAWEIIKTARRPVILVGGGMKSVTNDVIGIFADLCGAALFATASGRSAVDEENELFCGVAGLYTDLSLRQIWKESDVVIALGSRLEETATFEWDIFLEDTPLIQVNVELEDFAHEYRGVKVLGDGYAALEQWVQRYGHKPDGAWLETIRRCKQKAFSNRAIYLEELKKAPGIHVPELLEIIQTDFPEKMVLVQENGLQDMWSYFYPYFCFMQGSLSIVPSDQTSLGFGAAAALGASLATERPVVALVGDGAFNLFCSDFMTAVQYQIPLIYLVLNNGGYGWLQNQMNYKHLSGQSLPFVSEAAKTGIQIPQYEFVESLAIRSKGEARKQLQLAWQKYQENKLVVVEVYADLADVHEKISHVYGDFPLYEQQASKN
- a CDS encoding aldehyde dehydrogenase family protein — encoded protein: MSMNPELAKNTLFLERHEAILKCLNYLIEYRQEVMDILTQFSSYRAANAEIDSTILTLQGALQEVQTYQPSLQRSMAVFMPSNVVLYSYALYLLIPSLYVENIDFRPSSHVNEYVNMLHEKLQAVHGLPIYIRKVSQRVFMENSVLPADIVVFTGSYTNAEKIKKQIRKEQLYIFYGQGINPFIIGPDADLELAVTDVIRMRLFNSGQDCLGPDIILVHQDVTENFKNLLIERLDQLVFGANNDPNASYSPIFYKDTLYSVSEYFNTNDKFIIYGGGIDFRTKKMEPTIVYSELDQDLEIIEYFSPVFNVVSYRDDEQLIKRISSSYFSERAMGCSLYGSEHLTDVLRKKHTLTINETLEDVDQGNKPFGGYGTMSNYIFYDFKLVSKPILISEIVAEYLSEKRSLV
- a CDS encoding long-chain fatty acid--CoA ligase produces the protein MLVTHTDCRIISPEGIMTRERLERDVTIFSRMLALRGIPEEGRVILKAANSYYFVVCLFSLCNIAVSVTVVDEQTVLDEIAQIYDEAGACCILTDCDPGLSHASVILIQDLIQEETVHPHWVGEPEIQGIDFNKWCERSDALILYSSGTTGKPKGIVKAGSAFMNNIRHSIHAMNYLPSDHMLPVVPFSHFYGISLIFSWWLTSCSLIICNPKNLWSVIASITKDRATVVDANPSAFYTLLRMLNRKPEQLEMVKESPVRMWCVGGSPLTQDLEEKFNNIFGQPLLNGYGLSELGNVTLGTLECPQGCGKPLPGVDLKILDAAGEQQADGIVGEVWIRSAGCMEGYLNRPDLTQSVLQDGWFKTGDLGYLDDEMLYVIGRSGKTVNRMGYMVSPVYIEDRIGSLGYRSCVITLEDEAKGTLLVAFIESESSQALSVLRKEMNRVLPSYMFPDLLLPLAHFPLNRNGKVDRLEMEHIALEKAASRKV
- a CDS encoding 3-hydroxyacyl-ACP dehydratase FabZ family protein translates to MHIPDVLPHRYPFLLLDGVTGYETSQWAKGYKLVTWSEWFITEANPYMPSMLIVESLAQLAAFAAIDKKGISYLTNLNGVRFHSLAKPGDRIDLHFQVNKRRRGYILGSGRASVGERLVAEAEEIVSLDQ
- the fabF gene encoding beta-ketoacyl-ACP synthase II; the encoded protein is MRRRVVVTGQGVVTPVGLNLTDFWNSLLEGKSGIGPVTVFDTADIPTKIGAQVTGFDPLQYMSKKEANKVAQFTQFALAAARQAVEQSKLVIDERNAGRVGVIVGSGAGGLDVIEENYRKLTELGPKRVSPYFVSSMMINSAPGEISIAIGAKGPSFAVVTACATGSNAIGEALRTIQYGTADVVVAGGAEANFSQLDLASFANIHALSRRNEEPQKASRPFDVDRDGFVIGGGAGVLVLEELEHAMNRGATILAEVAGYGCTTDAYHITAPDPSGSGPAEAISIALQDGGLTPQEIDYVNAHGTSTPFNDRMEINAIQKVFGEHAPHLAISSIKSMTGHLMGGAGAVELIATVQSMIHSKVPPTLNCDSPEAPELNFVPHVYQEREVRAAISNSFGFGGHNVCLAVRKWEGV
- a CDS encoding SDR family oxidoreductase — its product is MAALLSSKNILIMGVANNRSIAWGTAQSLAAEGARLIFTYENERVADRVLKLVETIPGSIVCPCNVQSNEELDALADFLKEKVGVLHGYFHSVAYAKAEDLDGLFVDTSREGFAIAQEISAYSLAAVSRRIYPLMTEGGSIVTMTYIGAERAIKNYNVMGVAKASLEASMRYLSNDLGTYGIRVNAISAGPIRTLAAYGIKDFSTMLKHIEETTPLRKTVDTSEVGDTALFLFSHLSRGITGEVIHVDAGYHITGM